One window of Chloroflexus aggregans DSM 9485 genomic DNA carries:
- a CDS encoding deoxyhypusine synthase family protein — protein sequence MNGAVTQFIRHHFRHFNAAALVDAADAYNAHLANGGKMMITLAGAMSTAELGLSLAEMIRQDKVHAISCTGANLEEDIFNLIAHNFYERVPHYRDLSPHDEQALLERHMNRVTDTCIPEEEAMRRLEKALLAEWMNADRTGERYFPHEFIYRILRSGQLAQYYQIDPRDSWVYAAMERNLPIYVPGWEDSTTGNMYAAHCITGEIKNVHTVRTGIEYMIDLADWYIRTSAEASIGFFQIGGGIAGDFPICVVPMLHQDLGREGVPVWGYFCQISDSTTSYGSYSGAVPNEKITWGKLAVNTPKFIIESDATIVAPLIFAMVLGW from the coding sequence ATGAATGGAGCGGTGACTCAATTTATTCGACACCATTTTCGTCACTTCAACGCGGCTGCGTTGGTCGATGCGGCTGATGCCTACAACGCCCATCTGGCTAACGGCGGCAAAATGATGATCACCCTCGCCGGTGCAATGAGTACCGCCGAACTTGGCCTCTCGTTGGCCGAGATGATCCGACAAGACAAGGTTCACGCCATTTCGTGTACCGGTGCCAACCTTGAAGAAGATATTTTTAACCTGATTGCCCATAACTTTTACGAGCGAGTGCCACACTACCGTGACCTCAGCCCACACGATGAGCAAGCTCTGCTCGAACGTCATATGAATCGAGTGACCGATACCTGCATCCCTGAAGAAGAGGCGATGCGCCGACTTGAGAAGGCTCTTCTCGCTGAGTGGATGAACGCTGACCGGACCGGTGAGCGCTACTTCCCGCACGAGTTTATTTACCGTATCCTGCGGTCGGGTCAGTTGGCACAGTATTATCAGATCGATCCGCGCGATTCGTGGGTCTATGCTGCGATGGAGCGCAATTTACCGATATACGTACCGGGATGGGAAGACTCAACCACCGGTAATATGTACGCGGCCCACTGTATCACCGGTGAGATTAAGAATGTCCATACCGTCCGCACCGGGATCGAATACATGATCGATCTGGCCGATTGGTACATCCGCACCTCAGCCGAGGCCTCCATCGGCTTTTTCCAGATCGGTGGCGGTATCGCCGGCGATTTTCCGATCTGCGTCGTGCCAATGCTGCATCAAGACCTCGGTCGTGAAGGGGTACCGGTGTGGGGCTATTTCTGCCAAATCAGCGATTCGACGACTAGCTATGGTTCGTATTCCGGCGCCGTTCCCAACGAGAAGATTACTTGGGGCAAGTTGGCCGTCAACACACCGAAGTTTATTATTGAATCGGATGCGACGATTGTAGCACCGTTAATCTTTGCAATGGTGCTAGGGTGGTAA
- a CDS encoding DUF5010 domain-containing protein has product MRYRWLIIALSLILAACSTERIVDLSPTSGAIPALAVPSPTITATPMTGLPTVTPTMVVPSPTVPTTQVFVPNITSTRRVPLLGTFFFYWYNCPQQECDPGLLRAVPPGWLTPLPNDPDPRDGVSYSSYNYDWYEQELRTMAATGIDIVFPVSWGDHPHPWFRQDRIDLLVQANGVLEHPLRIGMFVDTTAQQGMYQEFLGNGYRVGPQVPRLPLSDPRSGYFFYNLHIRDFFTRVPRDMWATIEGRPIIITYTALCCDDLELNGTLWRAVKEAFSTDFGVEPWLILEETWLNSQALAPPDGLPSSAEVADGVYRWGTALLGPYTAELRGFRVSSVGPGFDNSRIPGVAEPRIQPRDEPPGGGPIAPGAFLRASLAAIPPDTDLVLIETWNEWPENTAVAPAAYTDRAGRPLPPDFYLNIIREWRKQFGLQP; this is encoded by the coding sequence ATGCGTTATCGCTGGTTGATCATCGCATTGAGCCTGATCCTTGCTGCGTGTAGTACGGAGCGTATCGTTGATCTCTCGCCAACGAGTGGTGCAATACCGGCTCTCGCTGTGCCGTCGCCGACTATCACCGCAACACCGATGACCGGCTTGCCTACCGTGACCCCGACAATGGTCGTACCATCACCGACCGTTCCCACAACACAGGTCTTCGTCCCTAACATCACATCGACTCGTCGTGTACCGCTACTCGGCACATTCTTCTTCTACTGGTACAACTGCCCACAGCAAGAATGCGACCCTGGCTTATTACGGGCCGTACCACCCGGTTGGCTGACACCGTTGCCCAACGATCCCGACCCGCGTGATGGTGTGAGCTACTCTTCGTATAACTACGACTGGTACGAACAGGAGCTGCGCACGATGGCAGCCACCGGGATCGATATCGTTTTTCCGGTGAGTTGGGGGGACCACCCGCACCCGTGGTTTCGGCAAGACCGGATCGATTTACTGGTGCAGGCTAACGGCGTGTTGGAACATCCGTTACGCATCGGTATGTTCGTTGATACAACGGCGCAACAGGGTATGTACCAAGAGTTTCTCGGTAATGGGTATCGGGTAGGACCGCAGGTGCCACGGTTGCCGCTGAGCGATCCGCGGAGCGGATACTTCTTCTACAACCTTCACATCCGTGATTTCTTTACCCGCGTACCACGTGACATGTGGGCAACGATTGAAGGCAGACCAATTATTATTACCTATACGGCACTCTGCTGTGACGATCTCGAATTGAACGGTACGCTGTGGCGGGCCGTGAAAGAGGCGTTCTCCACCGATTTCGGTGTTGAGCCGTGGTTGATCTTGGAAGAGACGTGGTTGAATTCGCAGGCGCTGGCACCACCTGACGGTTTACCGAGTAGTGCAGAGGTGGCCGATGGGGTGTATCGGTGGGGAACGGCGCTGCTTGGGCCGTATACCGCCGAGCTGCGCGGTTTTCGCGTGAGCAGTGTTGGGCCGGGGTTTGATAATTCGCGGATTCCAGGGGTTGCTGAGCCGCGCATACAGCCTCGTGATGAGCCGCCCGGTGGTGGTCCAATTGCGCCCGGCGCCTTCTTGCGGGCCAGTCTGGCGGCCATTCCACCGGATACCGATCTCGTGTTGATCGAGACGTGGAACGAATGGCCGGAAAATACGGCAGTGGCGCCGGCAGCGTATACCGACCGTGCGGGTCGTCCATTACCGCCCGACTTTTATCTGAATATTATTCGTGAGTGGCGCAAACAGTTTGGGTTACAACCGTGA
- a CDS encoding sodium:solute symporter family protein, which translates to MATSAQSQSVFRNRMARYYGYFTIGFIGISLLMLLLEVFAGLPTQIIGWVFLLLTMALYATIGILSRTKLLDEYYVAGRNVPAVFNGMATGADWMSAASFISMAGTLWLLGYDGLAYIMGWTGGYVLLALLFAPYLRKFGQYTIPDFVGARFGGNTARVVAAICAIIVSLTYVTAQVVGVGLIMQRFVGVDYTIGVILGLSGVLVCSFLGGMKAVTWTQVAQYIILIIAYLIPVTALSIQLTGFPIPQLSYGQALQRIQVLEQEQGLAKTAESPVVPGKFVTSGYIPPFNEGLSNAAAVDAVKQLNTQFGLNVTPPALQTIPDAKKPELGDWRGTPWNFLALMACLMLGTAGLPHILIRFYTVPSVRESRMSVGWSLFFIFLLYFTAPAYAAFSRWQILENVVGKPISELPNWTKTWASNGLIVIRDLKAIDGVEIGKEPGWVKNLINAKSLVVEDANGNGKIDLGPWEDIGEGKGRAGEISGTVVTKARTDGILQLNELGRTTADGIDGDLVVLSTPDIAGLPFTIGALIAAGGLAAALSTADGLLVVIASAIAHDIYFRTINPKASLNTRIVLGKSMIVVAAVVAALLAMPRLALIAQMVAWAFSMAAATFFPVVLLGIFWKRANGPGAIAGMIGGLAVTLFYMFNNYTNPAFNVLGISHLGSGIFGLPVAIILIVVVSLLTKEPSKEIQDLVDNLRNPITDDEGMSKMLDKVATAK; encoded by the coding sequence ATGGCGACTTCAGCTCAGAGCCAGAGCGTCTTCCGCAACCGGATGGCGCGCTACTACGGCTACTTCACCATTGGCTTTATTGGCATAAGCCTGTTGATGCTCCTGCTAGAGGTATTTGCCGGTCTGCCGACCCAGATTATTGGCTGGGTCTTCCTGTTGTTAACGATGGCGCTCTACGCGACGATCGGCATTCTGTCGCGCACGAAGTTGCTGGATGAGTATTATGTGGCCGGGCGCAACGTGCCGGCGGTCTTTAACGGTATGGCTACCGGTGCCGACTGGATGAGCGCGGCGTCGTTCATCTCGATGGCCGGTACGCTCTGGCTGCTTGGCTACGATGGTCTGGCCTATATTATGGGTTGGACGGGTGGTTACGTGTTGCTGGCGCTGCTCTTTGCGCCGTACCTGCGCAAGTTCGGCCAGTACACGATTCCCGACTTCGTCGGCGCGCGCTTCGGTGGCAATACTGCCCGCGTGGTGGCGGCGATCTGCGCGATTATCGTTTCGCTCACCTACGTGACCGCGCAGGTGGTCGGCGTCGGTCTGATTATGCAGCGCTTCGTCGGCGTTGATTACACCATCGGTGTTATCCTCGGTCTGTCGGGGGTACTGGTCTGTTCGTTCCTTGGTGGTATGAAGGCCGTGACATGGACGCAGGTAGCACAATACATCATTCTGATTATTGCTTACCTGATCCCGGTTACGGCTCTGTCGATCCAACTGACCGGCTTCCCCATCCCACAGTTGAGCTATGGGCAGGCATTGCAGCGGATTCAGGTGCTTGAGCAGGAGCAAGGTCTGGCGAAGACCGCCGAATCACCGGTAGTGCCAGGAAAGTTCGTTACCAGTGGCTACATTCCACCGTTCAATGAAGGTTTGAGCAATGCTGCTGCCGTTGATGCGGTGAAACAGCTTAATACGCAGTTTGGTTTGAATGTTACTCCACCGGCGTTGCAGACCATCCCTGATGCTAAGAAGCCGGAATTGGGTGACTGGCGTGGCACACCGTGGAACTTCCTCGCGCTGATGGCATGTCTGATGCTGGGGACTGCCGGTCTGCCGCACATTCTCATCCGCTTCTACACTGTGCCGAGTGTGCGTGAGAGCCGGATGAGCGTCGGTTGGTCGCTCTTCTTCATCTTCTTGCTCTACTTCACTGCGCCGGCTTACGCTGCCTTCTCGCGTTGGCAGATCCTTGAGAATGTGGTGGGCAAGCCGATCAGCGAACTGCCGAACTGGACAAAGACATGGGCGAGCAATGGTCTGATCGTGATCCGCGATCTTAAGGCGATTGATGGCGTTGAGATCGGCAAGGAGCCGGGCTGGGTCAAGAATCTGATCAATGCGAAGTCGTTGGTGGTGGAAGACGCCAATGGCAACGGCAAGATCGATCTGGGACCGTGGGAGGATATTGGTGAAGGAAAGGGTCGGGCCGGTGAGATTTCGGGTACGGTTGTCACAAAGGCACGCACCGACGGTATCTTGCAGCTCAATGAGTTGGGTCGTACCACTGCCGATGGTATTGACGGCGACCTCGTGGTGCTCTCGACGCCGGATATTGCCGGTTTGCCCTTCACTATCGGTGCGTTGATCGCGGCGGGTGGTCTGGCGGCGGCGCTCAGCACCGCTGACGGTCTGCTGGTGGTGATTGCGTCGGCCATCGCGCACGATATCTACTTCCGCACGATCAATCCCAAGGCCAGCCTCAATACTCGCATCGTCCTCGGTAAGTCAATGATTGTGGTAGCGGCAGTGGTTGCTGCATTACTGGCAATGCCTCGCCTCGCTCTGATCGCTCAGATGGTGGCGTGGGCGTTCTCGATGGCTGCCGCCACCTTTTTCCCAGTGGTGCTGCTCGGCATCTTCTGGAAGCGGGCCAATGGGCCCGGCGCGATTGCCGGTATGATTGGTGGTTTGGCCGTGACCCTCTTCTACATGTTCAATAACTATACGAACCCGGCGTTTAATGTGCTGGGTATCTCGCACCTCGGTTCGGGTATCTTCGGTCTGCCGGTGGCGATCATCTTGATCGTAGTTGTCAGCCTCCTGACGAAGGAACCATCAAAGGAAATCCAAGATCTGGTTGATAACTTGCGCAACCCGATCACCGACGACGAAGGGATGTCCAAGATGCTCGATAAGGTGGCGACGGCGAAGTAG
- a CDS encoding DUF4212 domain-containing protein, with amino-acid sequence MSDLSKLPVAERNRRYWQENLRLITILLVIWFVVSYVPVLFVEALNNIVIAGFPLGYYMGSQGSLIVFVVEIFYYAYAMNKLDAKYGLSDRDR; translated from the coding sequence ATGTCGGATCTATCCAAGCTCCCGGTAGCGGAGCGGAATCGACGGTACTGGCAAGAGAACTTACGCCTGATCACGATTTTACTCGTGATCTGGTTTGTCGTCTCGTATGTGCCGGTACTGTTCGTGGAAGCACTCAACAACATCGTCATTGCCGGTTTTCCCCTTGGTTACTACATGGGCAGTCAGGGGTCATTGATCGTTTTCGTCGTTGAAATTTTCTACTATGCCTACGCGATGAACAAGTTGGACGCCAAGTACGGTTTGAGTGATCGTGACCGCTAG
- the trxA gene encoding thioredoxin, with product MAKPIVVNDADFEEKVLKSSTPVVVDFWAPWCGPCRVIAPILDKLAGEYEGRLTIAKVNTDDNIRYASQLGIQGIPTLVIFKNGKEVGRLIGARPEAMYREVFDKVLAMA from the coding sequence ATGGCCAAACCAATTGTAGTAAACGATGCTGACTTTGAAGAGAAGGTCTTGAAATCGAGCACGCCGGTCGTGGTCGACTTTTGGGCGCCGTGGTGCGGGCCGTGCCGCGTCATTGCCCCTATCCTTGACAAGCTCGCCGGTGAATACGAAGGCCGGTTGACGATTGCCAAGGTCAACACCGATGACAACATCCGGTACGCTTCACAGCTCGGCATTCAAGGTATTCCGACCTTGGTTATTTTCAAGAATGGCAAGGAAGTTGGCCGACTAATCGGCGCTCGTCCTGAAGCGATGTACCGCGAAGTCTTTGATAAAGTGTTGGCGATGGCGTGA
- a CDS encoding metal-dependent hydrolase — protein MVTLGRNVTITLIGHGTFHLTTPEGRNIMIDAWVDGNPACPEPWKARVREKLAAIFVTHGHFDHIGDLVDIARETGATVVCQYDLVSYLEGEGIPAAQMVGFNKGGTVTVADVRATMTTAHHSSTIYENGQIIPLGTAAGYVLRFSNGFTIYHTGDTCVTMDMQIIGELYRPDLVILPIGDHFTMDPRQAAYALKLIGAKYAIPEHYGTFPILTGTPEALVEYCREFGVTTEVITLKPGESVS, from the coding sequence TTGGTAACTTTAGGGCGAAATGTCACGATTACCCTCATCGGTCATGGTACGTTTCATCTGACCACACCGGAAGGTCGTAATATTATGATCGATGCGTGGGTAGATGGCAATCCGGCCTGCCCCGAACCGTGGAAAGCGCGGGTGCGTGAGAAGCTAGCGGCAATCTTTGTGACGCACGGCCATTTCGATCATATCGGCGATCTCGTCGACATAGCTCGTGAGACCGGAGCGACGGTTGTTTGTCAATATGATCTGGTCTCCTACCTTGAGGGCGAGGGTATTCCGGCAGCGCAAATGGTTGGGTTTAATAAAGGGGGGACGGTGACGGTCGCCGATGTGCGGGCTACGATGACGACGGCTCACCATTCGAGTACGATCTACGAGAATGGTCAGATTATCCCGCTCGGCACGGCAGCCGGCTATGTGTTACGGTTTAGCAATGGCTTTACGATTTACCATACCGGCGACACCTGTGTGACTATGGATATGCAAATCATCGGTGAACTGTACCGGCCCGATCTGGTCATTCTGCCGATCGGTGATCACTTTACAATGGATCCACGGCAGGCGGCATACGCGCTGAAGCTGATCGGGGCGAAGTATGCGATCCCCGAACACTACGGTACGTTCCCGATCCTCACCGGCACGCCTGAGGCGTTGGTTGAGTATTGTCGTGAGTTTGGCGTGACGACTGAGGTGATCACGCTCAAACCGGGCGAATCGGTGAGCTAA
- a CDS encoding hydroxypyruvate isomerase family protein, translating into MIRFALNVSLTMRDTPWRDRFDTAARLGFDAVEFWWPDGVDLTAIHHRLRDTGLQPVLVNLPAGNLAQGERGLLNHPTRQAEWRALVPRALEFACQIGCPRMNALVGKPVPTEPREVQLARVRENLAWLCEQAAAVGIEIVVESLNAWENDGYLLTTTAETLTFLASVGAPNLRYQYDCYHMQLMEGNITRTIREHIGQIGHIQVADAPDRHQPGTGELHFPFIFRTIAASNYTGFIGLEFIPAGTLADSLAWLPADRRRPIDPAELRWNDSL; encoded by the coding sequence ATGATCCGCTTTGCCCTGAATGTTTCGCTCACAATGCGCGATACCCCGTGGCGTGACCGCTTCGATACGGCGGCCCGTCTCGGGTTCGATGCAGTCGAGTTTTGGTGGCCGGACGGCGTTGATCTCACCGCCATCCACCATCGCCTGCGTGATACCGGCTTACAACCGGTATTGGTCAATTTACCCGCCGGTAATCTCGCCCAAGGCGAGCGTGGCCTGCTCAATCACCCGACACGTCAAGCGGAATGGCGCGCCCTCGTGCCACGCGCTTTGGAATTCGCATGCCAGATCGGCTGCCCGCGCATGAATGCGTTGGTCGGGAAACCGGTTCCAACCGAGCCTCGCGAGGTACAACTCGCACGGGTACGCGAGAATCTGGCCTGGCTGTGCGAGCAAGCGGCAGCCGTCGGGATCGAGATCGTGGTCGAATCACTTAACGCCTGGGAGAACGACGGTTACTTGTTAACCACGACTGCCGAGACACTCACGTTCCTGGCGAGTGTTGGTGCGCCTAACCTTCGTTACCAGTACGATTGTTATCACATGCAATTGATGGAGGGGAATATCACCCGTACCATTCGCGAGCACATCGGCCAGATCGGCCACATTCAAGTTGCCGACGCCCCCGATCGTCATCAACCCGGCACCGGCGAGCTGCATTTCCCCTTTATCTTCCGTACTATCGCGGCGAGTAACTACACCGGTTTCATCGGCCTGGAGTTCATTCCCGCCGGTACGCTTGCCGACAGTCTGGCGTGGCTCCCCGCCGACCGGCGCCGTCCTATCGATCCGGCGGAGCTTCGGTGGAACGACTCGCTGTGA
- a CDS encoding FAD-binding oxidoreductase: MHEFLTALRDLLGTEHVITDPMNLAPYRHDWLPGDYPLPDVVVRPTDPAHLPAIVRLAQAVGLPVVTRGAGTGLTGGARPLYGGVVIDMTRLNAIEEIDLPNRWALVQAGMITYQLSAALAKHGWFYAPDPASWQMCTIGGNIANNSGGPRCLKYGVTTNHVLALEVTLADGRQGWIGDGTETFTWHGYDLIGLLVGSEGTLAVIGRAWLRLTRKPEANRVALALFPDVVSACAAVSAILAAGYVPTALEVMDATTMLAVNRAQQADLPAEAGAALIIEIDGVTEGLDETMAEIEVMCRRYGAFQIRTAVTIAEQERLWAARRSAFASFHTLAPSFLLVDTVVPRTRLPAMMAHTQRLSTQYGLPIANVFHAGDGNLHPLVLYDPSDPVQVAKAHAITADVLALSIAEGGAVSGEHGIGVEKRDFLARLYRQADLAVHATVYAVFNSEHRLNPGKVFPVGLDPLTLAAERTAGLVTPQSLAREHLPAALAEVVGAAYVLTGTDMAAYAVQGRLPALVVLPATTTELAGVMSLCYQAGVHVVPWGGGSQQAIGQLATEPDVVVVTRRLQRVVAYEPDDLTIRVEAGMTLAELKRALAAHQQQFPLEIADEAQATLGGLLATDTNGSRRLGYGALRDLVLGLTVVQVDGTVVQLGGQVVKNVSGYDVVKLFIGSHGTLGIISEVSLRTFPCPPATVSIVTGFADHNTAVRFLNELTTTQLQPVSAVYLDSRLLRTLRIQGEAGIALRFEGHPAACRRQLDEMVSIAICG, from the coding sequence ATGCACGAATTTCTCACTGCGTTGCGTGATCTCCTCGGTACTGAGCACGTGATCACCGACCCTATGAACCTTGCTCCGTACCGTCACGATTGGTTACCCGGCGATTACCCCTTGCCGGATGTGGTGGTCAGGCCAACCGACCCGGCGCATCTGCCGGCTATCGTTCGTTTGGCGCAGGCCGTCGGCTTACCGGTGGTGACACGTGGCGCCGGCACCGGTCTTACCGGCGGTGCTCGTCCACTGTATGGTGGTGTCGTGATCGATATGACGCGCTTGAACGCAATCGAGGAGATCGATTTACCCAACCGGTGGGCACTCGTGCAAGCCGGCATGATCACGTACCAACTGAGTGCAGCGTTGGCGAAACATGGCTGGTTTTACGCCCCTGACCCGGCCTCGTGGCAGATGTGTACTATTGGCGGTAATATTGCCAATAATAGTGGCGGGCCGCGTTGCTTGAAGTATGGGGTGACAACGAACCACGTGTTGGCCCTAGAGGTGACGCTGGCCGATGGTCGGCAGGGATGGATAGGTGATGGCACCGAGACGTTTACGTGGCATGGGTACGATCTTATCGGGTTGTTGGTCGGTTCGGAAGGAACGTTGGCGGTGATCGGGCGGGCTTGGTTGCGGTTGACCCGTAAGCCCGAGGCGAATCGGGTGGCATTGGCGCTTTTTCCCGATGTTGTATCTGCGTGTGCTGCTGTCAGTGCGATTCTGGCTGCCGGCTATGTGCCTACAGCGCTCGAAGTGATGGATGCGACAACGATGCTGGCGGTTAATCGGGCGCAGCAAGCCGATCTGCCTGCCGAAGCCGGCGCGGCGCTGATTATCGAGATTGATGGTGTAACCGAAGGCCTTGATGAGACAATGGCTGAAATCGAGGTGATGTGCCGTCGGTATGGTGCGTTCCAGATCAGGACAGCGGTCACCATTGCTGAGCAAGAACGGTTGTGGGCAGCACGGCGTAGTGCGTTTGCCTCATTCCATACTTTAGCCCCCTCATTTTTATTAGTTGATACCGTTGTACCACGTACCCGTTTGCCGGCGATGATGGCCCATACGCAACGGCTCAGTACTCAGTATGGCTTGCCAATCGCGAATGTATTCCACGCCGGCGATGGTAATCTCCATCCTCTGGTCTTGTACGACCCGTCCGATCCGGTTCAGGTGGCAAAGGCGCACGCCATTACTGCCGATGTGTTGGCGCTGAGTATTGCCGAAGGTGGGGCGGTGAGTGGTGAACATGGGATTGGTGTTGAGAAGCGTGATTTTTTGGCTCGGCTGTACCGACAGGCCGATTTAGCGGTACACGCGACCGTCTATGCGGTCTTTAATTCAGAACATCGGCTTAACCCGGGTAAAGTCTTTCCGGTGGGGCTTGATCCGCTCACTTTAGCAGCGGAGCGTACTGCCGGTCTTGTCACACCGCAATCGTTGGCGCGTGAGCACTTGCCTGCTGCCCTGGCCGAGGTGGTAGGTGCAGCGTATGTGTTAACCGGTACAGACATGGCTGCTTATGCTGTGCAAGGTCGGTTGCCGGCATTGGTGGTGTTGCCGGCGACAACAACCGAGCTTGCCGGAGTAATGTCGCTCTGTTATCAGGCCGGCGTACACGTGGTGCCGTGGGGTGGTGGTTCACAACAGGCTATCGGGCAGCTTGCCACCGAGCCTGATGTGGTCGTTGTTACCCGCCGGTTGCAGCGAGTTGTCGCCTACGAGCCAGACGATTTGACGATTAGGGTTGAGGCAGGGATGACCCTGGCCGAGTTGAAGCGTGCTCTTGCCGCTCATCAGCAACAATTCCCGCTTGAGATCGCCGATGAAGCGCAGGCAACCCTGGGTGGCTTGCTTGCAACTGATACCAATGGCTCTCGCAGACTAGGGTATGGTGCGTTACGGGATCTGGTATTGGGGCTAACAGTGGTACAGGTTGATGGTACGGTGGTTCAGCTCGGCGGCCAGGTGGTCAAGAATGTGAGTGGGTACGACGTGGTAAAGCTGTTTATCGGGAGCCATGGTACGCTAGGCATCATCAGTGAGGTGTCGTTACGAACCTTCCCCTGCCCACCGGCGACGGTAAGTATTGTGACCGGGTTTGCCGATCATAACACTGCAGTTCGCTTTCTCAATGAGCTAACTACGACGCAGCTACAGCCGGTATCTGCGGTCTATCTCGATTCACGATTATTGCGCACGTTGCGTATTCAGGGTGAAGCCGGGATTGCCCTACGCTTTGAAGGTCATCCGGCGGCCTGCCGACGCCAGCTTGATGAGATGGTAAGTATTGCCATATGCGGTTGA
- a CDS encoding metal-sensitive transcriptional regulator: MNAQSPEVEPGDSSPKHIGTHPLSPERHEEILRRLRRIEGQVRGVQRMVESGRDCRDIVHQIVAIRQALASAGSIVLECYAQQCLSDTDRCRTETIHELIDLFKDVS; the protein is encoded by the coding sequence GTGAACGCACAATCACCTGAGGTTGAACCGGGAGACAGCTCACCGAAGCATATCGGTACCCACCCACTATCGCCGGAACGACACGAGGAAATTCTCCGTCGGCTCCGGCGAATCGAGGGGCAAGTACGTGGTGTTCAGCGAATGGTGGAATCTGGTCGTGATTGCCGTGACATTGTTCATCAGATTGTCGCCATCCGACAAGCGTTGGCTAGTGCCGGCAGTATTGTGTTAGAGTGCTACGCCCAACAATGCTTAAGCGATACCGATCGCTGTCGCACCGAAACCATTCACGAACTGATCGATCTCTTTAAGGACGTAAGCTGA
- a CDS encoding helix-turn-helix transcriptional regulator: protein MSWSFLTNHAQVLLCIARNPRVTAHEIAQMVGITERAVQRILHDLHTDGYISHVREGRYNRYTIYADRSMRHPAQQGLTVGEFLAMLLSRTSELDANLYKGTF from the coding sequence ATGAGTTGGAGCTTTCTGACCAACCACGCGCAAGTGTTACTATGTATTGCGCGTAACCCGCGTGTTACTGCCCACGAAATTGCGCAGATGGTTGGAATTACCGAGCGAGCAGTTCAGCGTATTTTACATGATCTCCACACCGACGGTTATATTTCTCATGTTCGGGAAGGACGATACAACCGTTATACGATCTACGCTGATCGATCAATGCGGCATCCGGCGCAACAGGGATTGACGGTAGGTGAGTTTTTGGCAATGCTGCTCTCACGCACGTCGGAGCTGGACGCTAATCTGTACAAAGGCACGTTTTAG
- a CDS encoding alpha/beta hydrolase: protein MADYRGYGQSTGSISSEAQLLADVEVIYTWVQARYPEHQIVLYGSSLGTSLASWLAAHHRPRLLILESPLYSVEAIARRLFPWVPSFLLKYPLRAHPWIGQVQCPVIIFHGTHDPVIPYSDSERLAAAVTAPLSFYRLEGGLHVDSARFSVYHMVLDQVLGNRRH from the coding sequence ATGGCCGATTATCGCGGGTATGGTCAGAGCACCGGCTCCATCAGCAGCGAAGCACAATTACTCGCCGACGTTGAAGTAATCTACACTTGGGTGCAAGCGCGATACCCCGAACATCAGATCGTACTCTACGGTAGCTCACTCGGAACCAGCCTTGCCTCGTGGCTCGCGGCCCATCATCGTCCTCGGCTGCTCATCCTCGAAAGCCCGCTGTACAGCGTTGAAGCGATCGCGCGCCGGCTGTTTCCGTGGGTACCGAGCTTTCTGCTCAAGTACCCACTTCGCGCGCATCCATGGATTGGGCAGGTACAGTGTCCGGTGATTATATTTCACGGTACGCATGATCCGGTTATCCCATACAGTGATAGCGAACGACTGGCCGCCGCCGTAACCGCACCGTTGTCTTTTTACCGACTCGAAGGCGGTTTGCATGTCGACTCAGCCCGCTTCTCCGTCTATCATATGGTTCTCGATCAGGTGCTCGGTAACCGACGACACTGA